In Tenuifilum sp. 4138str, a single genomic region encodes these proteins:
- the pyrF gene encoding orotidine-5'-phosphate decarboxylase, translating into MTAQELFEQIKKKRSFLCVGLDTELTKIPEHLLTKDDPMFEFNRKIIEATHDLAIAYKLNLAFYEVHGAAGWNSLVKTVKYLKTHHPDVLVIADAKRGDIANTARMYAKAYFHSLGCDAVTVSPYLGQDSVVPYLQYDGKWTILLAITSNESFGDFQLVHNKQTGNLLFEDVVLKSMHWGSDANMMFVVGATHPEYFAAVRKHAPHHFLLVPGVGEQGGSLQKVAENGMNDRCGLIVNSSRGIIYADITGNFTSEARKRALKLQQEMEVLLKQNGLV; encoded by the coding sequence ATGACAGCCCAAGAACTATTTGAACAGATAAAAAAGAAGCGAAGTTTCCTGTGTGTTGGGCTCGATACCGAACTCACTAAAATCCCTGAGCATTTGCTCACCAAGGATGACCCAATGTTTGAGTTCAACCGTAAAATTATTGAGGCCACCCACGATTTAGCCATTGCATACAAGTTAAACCTTGCTTTCTATGAGGTTCATGGTGCAGCGGGCTGGAATAGTTTGGTGAAAACCGTAAAGTACCTTAAAACGCATCACCCCGATGTTCTGGTAATTGCCGATGCTAAGCGCGGCGACATTGCAAACACAGCCAGAATGTACGCTAAAGCGTACTTTCATAGCTTAGGCTGCGATGCCGTTACAGTATCGCCCTATCTTGGCCAGGACTCGGTTGTCCCCTACCTACAGTACGATGGCAAATGGACAATCCTTTTGGCAATCACTTCAAACGAGAGTTTTGGCGATTTTCAGCTGGTACACAATAAGCAAACCGGCAACCTCCTCTTTGAGGATGTAGTGCTTAAATCGATGCACTGGGGCAGCGATGCCAATATGATGTTTGTTGTTGGAGCAACTCACCCTGAATACTTTGCTGCTGTTCGTAAGCATGCACCTCACCACTTCCTGCTAGTCCCTGGCGTTGGCGAGCAAGGCGGAAGCCTTCAAAAAGTAGCAGAAAACGGCATGAACGACCGTTGCGGCCTGATTGTAAATTCATCGCGGGGAATCATTTACGCCGATATTACCGGGAATTTTACCTCTGAGGCCCGTAAGCGCGCCCTTAAACTCCAGCAGGAAATGGAAGTGTTGCTCAAACAGAATGGATTAGTATAG